In Odocoileus virginianus isolate 20LAN1187 ecotype Illinois unplaced genomic scaffold, Ovbor_1.2 Unplaced_Contig_1, whole genome shotgun sequence, a single window of DNA contains:
- the LOC110145473 gene encoding heterogeneous nuclear ribonucleoprotein A1-like, producing MSKSESPKEPEQLRKHFIGGLSFETTDESLRSHFEQWGTLTDCVVMRDPNTKRSRGFGFVTYATVEEVDAAMNARPHNVDGRVVGPKRAVSREDSQRPRAHLTVKKIFVGGIKEDTEEHHLRDYFEQYGKIEVIEIMTDRGSGKKRGFAFVTFDDHDSVDKIVIQKYHTVNGHNCEVRKALSKQEMASASSSQKGRSGSGNFGGGRGGGFGGNDNFGRGGNFSGRGGFGGSRGGGGYGGSGDGYNGFGNDGSNFGGGGSYNDFGNYNNQSSNFGPMKGGNFGGRSSGPYGGGGQYFAKPRNQGGYGGSSSSSSYGSGRRF from the coding sequence ATGTCTAAATCAGAGTCTCCCAAAGAGCCCGAACAGCTGCGGAAGCACTTCATCGGAGGATTGAGCTTTGAAACAACTGATGAGAGTCTGAGGAGCCATTTTGAGCAATGGGGAACTCTCACGGACTGTGTGGTAATGAGGGATCCAAACACCAAGCGCTCCAGAGGCTTCGGGTTTGTCACATACGCCACGGTGGAGGAGGTGGATGCGGCCATGAATGCAAGGCCACACAACGTGGACGGAAGAGTTGTGGGACCAAAGAGGGCCGTGTCAAGAGAAGATTCTCAAAGACCACGTGCCCACTTAActgtgaaaaagatttttgttggtggcattaaagaagacactgaagaacaTCACCTGAGAGATTATTTTGAACAGTATGGAAAAATTGAAGTAATTGAAATCATGACTGACCGAGGCAGTGGCAAAAAGAGAGGCTTTGCTTTTGTAACCTTTGATGACCATGACTCTGTAGACAAGATTGTCATTCAGAAATACCACACTGTGAATGGCCACAACTGTGAAGTGAGAAAAGCCCTGTCTAAGCAAGAGatggctagtgcttcatccagccagaaaGGTCGAAGTGGTTCTGGAAACTTTGGTGGTGGTCGTGGAGGTGGTTTTGGTGGGAATGACAACTTTGGTCGTGGAGGAAACTTCAGTGGTCGAGGTGGCTTTGGTGGCAGCCGTGGTGGTGGCGGATAtggtggcagtggggatggaTATAATGGATTTGGTAATGACGGAAGCAATTTTGGAGGTGGCGGAAGCTACAATGATTTTGGCAATTACAACAATCAATCTTCAAATTTTGGACCCATGAAAGGAGGAAACTTTGGAGGCAGAAGTTCTGGCCCCTATGGTGGTGGAGGCCAATACTTTGCCAAACCACGAAACCAAGGTGGCTATGGTGgttccagcagcagcagtagctatggcagtggcagaaggttttaa